The Pseudomonas sp. Marseille-Q3773 DNA window CGATGATATCGAGCATCGCCTGGCAAGCGCCGAATCCGTGGCACTGCACAAATGGGATAAGGCTCAACCCGTGCAAGACAACAAGCGCGAGCTGCAGATCCTGAACGACGTGCGCAACAACGCGTGGCGCTACCAATTGCCAGCCGAACGGGCAGCAGCTTTCTTCACCGACCAGATCGAAGCACACAAAATGATGCAGTACAGCTTTCTTAACCGCTGGCACAGTCAAGGCCGTACACCTGACACACCTCGCCGGGACCTACAGCAGGAGCTACGCCCCGAACTGGACGCCCTGCAAGCCAGGCTACTGCAGCATCTGGCCAGCCTGCCCAGTGATACCGGTTCCGCTTGCAACCAACGGTTGGCGTCCTCGATCAACGAGCGCGGCTTGTCGCCATTGATGAAACAGGCCATGGTTCGTGCCACTGGCCAGCTGTGCGATCAGCACTGAAACCTCTATGCTCTAAATTGGTGCATTTAGCGGACCAACGCCCCTGAATGCACCCCAAAAAAGGACACAAGAAACGTTACACCAGAACATTCTGGTGCAGAATTGCGCCATTCTTGGCCTTTCTCGGCTAAATCCGCTTCTTTTCGGAGCCTTGGTTTGTTTCTTGCATTTGCTGCAGGAAGACTGGAATCAGCGGATTCACTGCGCGGCCAATCATGCCCGCCCCACTGCCAGACAAGCGCCAAAAGAGGTCAACGACGCCTTATGACCATCAGCGATGCACAGCACCGTCTGCTTCTGGACAACCTGACCACCGCCACGCTCCTGCTCAACGCCGAGCTGTGCCTGGAATACATGAATCCGGCTGCGGAAATGCTGCTGGCGGTCAGTGGGCAGCGCAGCCACGGGCAGTTCATCAGCGAGCTGTTCACCGAATCGAGCGAAGCTCTCAGCTCGCTGCGCCAGGCAGTCGAGCAGGCGCATCCGTTCACCAAACGCGAGGCGCAGCTCACCTCGCTGACCGGGCAGACCATCACCGTCGACTACGCGGTAACGCCCATCCTGCACCAGGGCCAGACCTTGCTGCTGCTGGAGGTGCACCCGCGTGACCGGCTGCTGCGCATCACCAAGGAAGAAGCCCAGCTGAGCAAGCAGGAAACCACCAAGATGCTGGTGCGCGGCCTCGCCCACGAGATCAAGAACCCCCTCGGCGGCATTCGCGGCGCAGCCCAGCTGCTGGCGCGCGAGTTGCCCGAGGAAGGCCTGCGCGACTACACCAACGTGATCATCGAGGAAGCCGACCGCCTGCGTAACCTGGTCGACCGCATGCTCGGCTCGAACAAGTTGCCGTCCCTGGCCATGACCAACATCCACGAAGTGTTGGAGCGGGTCTGCAGCCTGGTGGAAGCCGAAAGCCAGGGCTGCATCGCTTTGGTGCGCGATTACGACCCCAGCCTGCCGGACGTGCTGATCGATCGCGAACAGATGATCCAGGCCGTGCTCAACATCGTGCGCAACGCCATGCAGGCAATCAGTTCGCAGAATGAGCTGCGCCTGGGCCGCATCACCCTGCGCAGCCGAGCCCTGCGCCAGTTCACCATCGGCCATGTGCGCCATCGCCTGGTGGCCCGCGTGGAGATCATCGACAACGGGCCCGGCATCCCTCCGGAACTGCAGGACACCCTCTTCTACCCCATGGTCAGCGGCCGCCCGGACGGTACCGGGCTGGGCCTGGCCATTACCCAGAACATCATCAGCCAGCACCAGGGCCTGATCGAGTGTGAAAGCCATGCAGGCCACACCGCCTTCTCGATCTACCTGCCTCTGGAACAAGGAGCCACCGCCTCATGAGCCGAAGTGAAACCGTATGGATCGTCGACGATGATCGCTCCATCCGCTGGGTCCTGGAAAAAGCCCTGCAACAGGAGGGCATGACCACCCAGAGCTTCGACAGCGCCGACGGCGTGATGGGCCGCCTGGCACGCCAGCAGCCAGACGTGATCATTTCCGATATCCGCATGCCCGGTACCAGCGGCCTCGACCTGCTGGCGCAGATCCGCGAACAGCATCCGCGCCTGCCGGTCATCATCATGACCGCCCATTCCGACCTGGACAGCGCCGTGGCGTCGTACCAGGGCGGCGCCTTCGAATACCTGCCCAAGCCATTCGACGTGGACGAGGCGGTCTCGCTGGTGAAACGCGCCAATCAGCACGCCCAGGAGCAACAAGGTCTGGACGTACCGCAAAGCCTGGCACGTACCCCGGAGATCATCGGTGAAGCACCGGCGATGCAGGAGGTGTTCCGTGCCATTGGCCGCCTCAGCCATTCCAATATCACCGTACTGATCAACGGCGAATCCGGTACCGGCAAGGAACTGGTTGCGCATGCCCTGCACCGCCACAGCCCGCGGGCGGCTTCGCCGTTCATCGCCCTGAACATGGCCGCCATCCCCAAGGATCTGATGGAGTCGGAACTGTTCGGCCATGAGAAAGGGGCATTCACCGGTGCGGCCAACCTGCGCCGCGGCCGCTTTGAACAGGCCGACGGTGGCACCTTGTTCCTCGACGAAATCGGCGACATGCCCGCCGACACCCAGACCCGCCTGCTGCGGGTGCTGGCCGATGGCGAGTTCTACCGCGTGGGCGGCCACGTGCCGGTCAAGGTGGACGTGCGCATCATCGCCGCCACCCACCAGAACCTGGAGTCGCTGGTGCAGGCCGGCAAGTTCCGTGAGGACTTGTTCCACCGCCTGAACGTGATCCGCATCCACATCCCGCGGCTGGCCGACCGGCGCGAAGACATCCCTGCCCTGGCCCGCCACTTCCTTGCCCGAGCCGCGCAGGAACTGGCGGTCGAGCCGAAGATCCTCAAGCCGGAAACCGAAGAGTTCATCCGCAATCTGCCGTGGCCGGGCAACGTGCGCCAGATGGAAAACACCTGCCGCTGGATCACGGTGATGGCCTCCAGCCGCGAAGTGCTGATCGGCGACCTGCCGCCCGAGCTGCTGAACCTGCCGCAGGACGCTGCACCGGTCACCAACTGGGAGCAGGCCCTGCGCCAGTGGGCCGACCAGGCGCTTACCCGTGGCCAGTCCAACCTGCTGGACAGCGCAGTGCCGAGTTTCGAACGGATCATGATCGAGACGGCGCTCAAGCATACCGCCGGGCGCCGCCGGGACGCGGCGCTGCTGCTGGGTTGGGGGCGCAACACCCTGACGCGCAAGATCAAGGAGCTGGGGATGAATGTGGCGGGTGGGGATGATGAGGAAGGTGATGACCATTAATCCTTGACTGGCTGCACCGACGCATTCGCGGGTAAACCCGCTCCCACAAGTACAGCGCCAGCCTCAAGGTCGGCGCCGTACTTGTGGGAGCGGGTTTACCCGCGAATGCGTTTGTAGAACCAGAACAGATATCGGCTCGATGCACCGTTCTTGTGCCCGATGCACCTCACGAAGGCACAAATCCCCTCAAAAAACGGCTAATTCACCCTTAAAACCCAATATTCACGGGCTTTGCAAAACTGGCACGCCCCCTGCAATAGCCAATACGTACCCAGTTTCGGGGGCCCTGGTACAGGCAGGCCGGGTGAACCCCTCTTTTATTCGCAACACCGCCCGTTTTGGGGACCTCGGTACAGGCAGGCCGGGAAATCCCCTCTTTTATTCGTGCAGCTTCACCTGCACCCGCCAGCGCCCAGCGTCCTCTGCACCGGCCCATTCGCCGTGCAGGGGGCGCGCGGCCACCACCGTCAGCAACAAGCCTTCCTTGCTCTTCTGCACCTTCCAGCTCACCGGTTTGCCTTGCAGGCTCAATTGCCCCTGCTGGCGCTTGCCCTGGGCCTGGAACAGCAGCGCCACCGTGCCTTCCACGTTCTCGCCGTGCAGCCGCGGCTCGGCGTTGAACCATAGCTCCAGGCCATCCTGCACCACCTGCACCTGCTGCAGTTCGCGCTCCTCGGGCGCGGTCAGGCGGCCGATCATCAGCCCCACCATTACCCCGACAATCGCCAGCGACAACATGACCCGCGGGAACGCCTTCGAACGCACGTCCGGTTCGGGGGTAGAATGCCCGTCATCTTCACGCTTGGAGCCGTGCATGTTTCACGTCATCCTTTTTCAACCAGAAATTCCGCCGAATACCGGCAACATCATTCGCCTGTGCGCCAACAGCGGCTGCGACCTGCACCTGATCGAGCCCATCAGCTTCGAACTGGATGACAAGCGCCTGCGCCGCGCGGGGCTGGATTACCACGAGTATGCCACGCTCAAGCGCCACGAGAGCCTGGCCGGATGCCTGGAAAGCCTGGGCAATCCACGGCTGTTCGCCTTCACCACCAAGGGCTCGCGGCCGTTCCATGAAGTAGCCTACCAGCCGGGCGATGCCTTCCTGTTCGGCCCGGAAAGCCGTGGCTTGCCGGCCGAGGTGCTGGACAGCCTGCCGGGCGAACAGCGCCTGCGCCTGCCGATGCGGCCAGGGTGCCGTAGCCTTAACCTGTCCAATACCGTGGCGGTGACGGTGTACGAGGCATGGCGGCAGAACGGGTTCGCCGGAAGCTGATCTTGCGCCCGTACCGGCCTTTTCGCGGGCATGCCCGCTCCCACAGGTACAGCGCAGCACTTGTAAGCGGCGCCCTACCTGTGGGAGCGGGCGCGCCCGCAAAAGGGCCGGCACAGGCAACAAAAAAGCGCCCCGAGAGGCGCTTTCTTGATACCAACAGCTATTACTGCACGGTCGGCGCTTCGCCGGCTTCCTGCATGCGCTGCATTTCCTGCGCGTACAGGGCGTCGAAGTTGACCGGCGACAGCATCAGGGCCGGGAACGAACCGCGGGTCACCAGGCTGTCCAGCGTCTCACGGGCGTACGGGAACAGGATGTTCGGGCAGAACGCACCCAGGGTGTGGCTCATCGAAGCCGCATCCAGGTTCTTGATCAGGAAGATACCGGCCTGCTGCACTTCAGCGATGAAGGCGACCTCTTCACCGTTTTTCACGGTAACCGACAGGGTCAGCACTACCTCATGGAAGTCACCTTCCAGGGCCTTCTGCTTGGTGTTCAGGTCCAGGGCTACGCTCGGCTCCCAGCTCTGACGGAAGATCTGTGGGCTTTTCGGGGCCTCAAACGACAGATCGCGCACATAGATGCGCTGCATGGAAAACTGAGGGCTGTTGTCTTCTGCAGCAGCGCCGTTGGTCTGTTGGTCAGTCATGGCTGGTCCTTATCCTAATGTTTTTGAATGCAGTGCAAATCAGGCCGCCAGCAGCGCGTCGAGCTTGCCGGCGCGCTCCAGGGCATAGAGGTCATCGCATCCACCGACATGGGTGCTGCCGATCCAGATCTGCGGCACCGATGTACGGCCGGCCTTCTGGCTCATCTCGGCACGAACCTGCGGCTTGCCGTCGACCTTGATTTCCTCGAAGGCCACGCCCTTGCTCTCGAGCAGGTACTTGGCGCGCATGCAGTAGGGGCAATAGTCGCTGGAATAAACGATGACGGGCTTCATATCACTTCACCAGGGGCAGGTTATCGGCTTTCCAGCTGGAAACACCACCGCTCAGCTTGGCGGCGTTGTAACCAGCCTTGAGCAGCTCGCTGCAGATAGCACCGGACTGCTGGCCCATTGCGTCGACGACGATCAGGGTCTTCGCTTTGTGCTTTTCCAGCTCGCTCAGACGGTTGACCACTTTGTCCTGCGGAATGTTGATCGCGCCGACGATATGACCTGCGGCGTATTCCTTGGCCGGGCGGATGTCCAGAACCAGACCCTTGTCGGCGTTGACCAGAGCGGTCAGCTGGCCATTGCTCAAGCTCTGGCCGCCACGGCGGATTTCATTGAGCAGCAGCAGGACCAGCAGAACAACGAAGATCGCAACCAGGATGTAGTGATCTGTCGCGAATTGAATCAGGTGAGCAACCATCAGCGGTGTTCCAGGCGATTGAAAATGCCGGCCAGTATACACAGCCCCTTAGTGCCACCAAAGCCCGATGGGCCGGCGGGAAAACCTTCTCCACATCCTCCCCCTGCGCGCGCCGGTCGGCGGATGGGACGAATATTCGCCGCCCGTGGCGTATTTGCCCTAAAATGCGTGTCTTTATCATCTTTGAACAACCGTGAGTTTGATTGATGAGTACGCCCAAACCTCTGGTCCTGATCATCCTGGATGGCTTCGGCCACAGCGAAAGCCCCGAATACAATGCCATCTACGCCGCCAACACACCGGTCTATGACCGCCTGCGCGCCAGCCAGCCGCATGGCCTCATTTCCGGCTCAGGCATGGATGTCGGCCTGCCGGACGGGCAGATGGGCAACTCCGAAGTCGGCCACATGAACCTCGGCGCCGGTCGCGTCGTGTACCAGGACTTCACCCGGGTGACCAAGGCCATCCGCGACGGCGAGTTCTTCGAGAACCCGGTGCTGACCGCAGCGGTGGACAAGGCAGCTGGTGCCGGCAAGGCCGTGCACATCCTTGGCCTGCTGTCCGACGGCGGCGTGCACAGCCACCAGGACCACCTGGTGGCAATGGCCGAACTGGCCGCGCAACGAGGCGCAGAAAAGATCTACCTGCACGCCTTCCTCGATGGCCGCGACACGCCACCACGTAGCGCGCAATCGTCCATCGAACTGCTTGACGCGACCTTCGCCAGGCTGGGCAAGGGGCGCATCGCCAGCCTCATTGGCCGTTACTACGCCATGGACCGCGACAACCGCTGGGATCGCGTCAGCGCCGCCTACAACCTTATTGTCGACAGCGCTGCCGAGTACACCGCCGACACCGCCTTGGCAGGCCTGGAAGCGGCCTACGCCCGTGACGAGAGCGACGAGTTCGTGAAAGCCACGCGCATCGGCGATGCGGTCAAGGTCGAAGATGGCGACGCCGTGGTGTTCATGAACTTCCGTGCCGACCGTGCCCGCGAGCTGTCGCGTGTGTTCGTCGAAGCCGATTTCAACGAATTCCCGCGCGCCCGCCTGCCCAAGCTGGCAGCCTACATCGGCCTCACCCAGTACTCGGCGAAGATCCCGGCGCCTGCCGCCTTTGCGCCGGCCAGCCTGCACAATGTGCTGGGCGAGTACCTGGCGAAAAACGGCAAGACCCAGCTGCGCATCGCCGAAACCGAGAAGTACGCGCACGTGACCTTCTTCTTCTCCGGTGGCCGCGAAGAGCCGTTCGAAGGCGAAGAACGCATCCTGATCCCGTCGCCGAAGGTCGCCACCTACGACCTACAGCCGGAAATGAGCGCGCCGGAAGTGACCGACCGTATCGTCGAGGCCATCGAGCAGCAACGCTACGACGTGATCGTGGTCAACTATGCCAACGGCGACATGGTCGGCCACACGGGCGTGTTCGAAGCGGCAGTAAAGGCCGTCGAGGCCCTGGATGGCTGCGTCGGCCGCATCGTCGACGCGCTGGACAAGGTCGGTGGCGAAGCGCTGATTACCGCCGACCACGGCAACGTCGAGCAGATGGAAGACGAAAGCACCGGCCAGGCCCATACCGCACACACCACCGAGCCAGTGCCGTTCATCTATGTGGGCAAGCGCAACCTGAAAGTGCGCGACGGCGGCGTGCTGGCCGACGTGGCGCCGACCATGCTGAAACTGCTGGGGCTGGAAAAACCGGCGGAAATGACCGGTACTTCGATCCTGGTCGACGCCTGATTCTGTGCATGGGCCGCGTTGCGGCCCTGTTTCCGCATGAATTCCAGACAAACGCCTCCCTGCACCCGCAGCGAGGCGTTTTTTTTGCACGCCCGCGCGGGCATACTAGGCCAGTCTCCATCCTTGGTACGCCAAACCCCATGCTTCGCGCCCTGATCCTCCTAGCCCTGTCTTGCCTGCTCGGTCCGGCATTCGCCGATGAGCGTGCGCAGACCCAGCAGCAACTGGATGCCACCCGCCAGGATATTGCCGAGCTCAAGAAGACGCTGAGCAAGCTCCAGGAAGAAAAGGCCGGTGTGCAGAAGGACCTCAAAGCCACCGAGACCGATATCGGCAACCTCGAAAAGCAGGTGGAGGCTCTGCAGCAAGAACTAAAAAAGACCGAGGGCGAGCTGGAGCGCCTTGATACCGAGAAAAAAAAACTCCAGAGCGCCCGCGTTGAACAACAGCGACTGATCGCCATCCAGGCCCGTTCGGCCTACCAGAACGGCCGCGAGGAATACCTCAAGCTGCTGCTCAACCAGCAGAATCCCGAGAAGTTCGCTCGTACCCTCACCTACTACGATTACCTGAGCAAGGCGCGCCTGGAGCAATTGCGCACCTTCAACGAGACCTTGCGCCAGCTGGCCAATGTGGAGAAGGACATTGCCACCCAGCAGGAACAGCTGCTGGCCCAGCGCGCCGACCTCGACAGCCGCCGCCAGGCCCTGGAAGTCGAGCGTGGCAAACGCCAGCAGGTACTGGCCAAGCTCAATAGCGACATGAAGGACCGCGACCAGAAGCTGCAGTCGCGCGAGCAGGACCAGGCTGACCTGGCCAAAGTGCTCAAGACCATCGAGGAAACCCTGGCACGCCAGGCCCGCGAGGCCGAAGAGGCGCGCCAGAAAGCCTTGCTGGCCCAGCAGGAGGCGGAGAAACGCCGCCAGCAAGAAGCCCTGGCCGCGGCCGCCGCCCGCGAGCGAGACAGCGAACCCGCAGAGCCGCCGAAAAAGGCCCGCACCACCCTCGGCCCGATGGTTTCCAGCGACGGCGCGAGCTACGGTGGCGCATTTTCTGCTGCACGCGGAAAACTTCCCTGGCCAGTCAATGGTCGATTGCTGGCACGCTTCGGTGATGCCCGCGGCAGCGATGCCCGTGCCAAGTGGGACGGGGTGATGATAAGCGCCAGCCCGGGCACCCAGGTACGTGCCGTGCACGGAGGGCGCGTGGTATTTGCCGACTGGTTGCGCGGTGCCGGGCTTCTGGTCATCCTCGACCATGGCAACGGTTACCTGAGCCTGTATGGGCATAACCAGAGCCTGCTCAAGAGCGCCGGTGATATCGTCAAGGCCGGCGAAGCCATTTCCACCGTTGGCGACAGCGGCGGCCAGGATGCTGCCGGCTTGTATTTCGCCATTCGCCAGCAGGGCCGGCCTACCGACCCTTCGCAATGGTGCCGGGGCTAGTCAAATTTCTACGGCGTAGCCCACGGGCCACGCCGATGCTCCGCAGGGAGCGCCTACAGGATCAGGAGTTCGTTCGACATGCTGCACTCGCCTCGTCTCACCCAGCTGGCCCTGTCCATCGCCCTGGCGGTGGGCGCGTCCCTGGCCACTGCCGCAGAGCCGGCCAAGCCGGCTGCAGTACCGGCCACCGAGGTGACCGCCAAGGCTCCCCTGCCGCTTGAGGAGCTGCGTACCTTCGCCGAGGTCATGGACCGCATCAAGGCGGCCTACGTGGAGCCAGTGGACGACAAGACCCTGCTGGAAAACGCCATCAAGGGCATGCTCAGCAACCTCGACCCGCACTCGGCCTACCTCGGCCCCGAGGACTTCCAGGAGCTGCAGGAAAGCACCAGCGGCGAGTTCGGTGGGCTGGGTATCGAAGTGGGCCAGGAAGACGGCTTCATCAAGGTGGTCTCGCCCATCGATGACACCCCGGCCTCGCGTGCCGGCGTGCAGGCGGGCGACCTCATCGTCAAGATCAACGGCGCCCCAACCCGTGGCCAGACCATGACCGAGGCGGTCGACAAGATGCGCGGCAAGGTCGGTGAAAAGATCACCCTGACCCTGGTGCGCGATGGCGGTACCCCGTTCGACGTCACCCTTGCCCGTGCTGTCATCCAGGTCAAGAGCGTGAAGAGCCAGCTGCTGGAGAACGACTACGGCTACATTCGCATCACCCAGTTCCAGGTCAAGACTGGCGACGAAGTGGGCAAGGCGCTGGCCAAGCTGCGCAAGG harbors:
- the gpmI gene encoding 2,3-bisphosphoglycerate-independent phosphoglycerate mutase; its protein translation is MMSTPKPLVLIILDGFGHSESPEYNAIYAANTPVYDRLRASQPHGLISGSGMDVGLPDGQMGNSEVGHMNLGAGRVVYQDFTRVTKAIRDGEFFENPVLTAAVDKAAGAGKAVHILGLLSDGGVHSHQDHLVAMAELAAQRGAEKIYLHAFLDGRDTPPRSAQSSIELLDATFARLGKGRIASLIGRYYAMDRDNRWDRVSAAYNLIVDSAAEYTADTALAGLEAAYARDESDEFVKATRIGDAVKVEDGDAVVFMNFRADRARELSRVFVEADFNEFPRARLPKLAAYIGLTQYSAKIPAPAAFAPASLHNVLGEYLAKNGKTQLRIAETEKYAHVTFFFSGGREEPFEGEERILIPSPKVATYDLQPEMSAPEVTDRIVEAIEQQRYDVIVVNYANGDMVGHTGVFEAAVKAVEALDGCVGRIVDALDKVGGEALITADHGNVEQMEDESTGQAHTAHTTEPVPFIYVGKRNLKVRDGGVLADVAPTMLKLLGLEKPAEMTGTSILVDA
- the ntrC gene encoding nitrogen regulation protein NR(I); its protein translation is MSRSETVWIVDDDRSIRWVLEKALQQEGMTTQSFDSADGVMGRLARQQPDVIISDIRMPGTSGLDLLAQIREQHPRLPVIIMTAHSDLDSAVASYQGGAFEYLPKPFDVDEAVSLVKRANQHAQEQQGLDVPQSLARTPEIIGEAPAMQEVFRAIGRLSHSNITVLINGESGTGKELVAHALHRHSPRAASPFIALNMAAIPKDLMESELFGHEKGAFTGAANLRRGRFEQADGGTLFLDEIGDMPADTQTRLLRVLADGEFYRVGGHVPVKVDVRIIAATHQNLESLVQAGKFREDLFHRLNVIRIHIPRLADRREDIPALARHFLARAAQELAVEPKILKPETEEFIRNLPWPGNVRQMENTCRWITVMASSREVLIGDLPPELLNLPQDAAPVTNWEQALRQWADQALTRGQSNLLDSAVPSFERIMIETALKHTAGRRRDAALLLGWGRNTLTRKIKELGMNVAGGDDEEGDDH
- a CDS encoding rhodanese-like domain-containing protein, producing the protein MVAHLIQFATDHYILVAIFVVLLVLLLLNEIRRGGQSLSNGQLTALVNADKGLVLDIRPAKEYAAGHIVGAINIPQDKVVNRLSELEKHKAKTLIVVDAMGQQSGAICSELLKAGYNAAKLSGGVSSWKADNLPLVK
- the glnL gene encoding nitrogen regulation protein NR(II), whose translation is MTISDAQHRLLLDNLTTATLLLNAELCLEYMNPAAEMLLAVSGQRSHGQFISELFTESSEALSSLRQAVEQAHPFTKREAQLTSLTGQTITVDYAVTPILHQGQTLLLLEVHPRDRLLRITKEEAQLSKQETTKMLVRGLAHEIKNPLGGIRGAAQLLARELPEEGLRDYTNVIIEEADRLRNLVDRMLGSNKLPSLAMTNIHEVLERVCSLVEAESQGCIALVRDYDPSLPDVLIDREQMIQAVLNIVRNAMQAISSQNELRLGRITLRSRALRQFTIGHVRHRLVARVEIIDNGPGIPPELQDTLFYPMVSGRPDGTGLGLAITQNIISQHQGLIECESHAGHTAFSIYLPLEQGATAS
- a CDS encoding S41 family peptidase, whose translation is MLHSPRLTQLALSIALAVGASLATAAEPAKPAAVPATEVTAKAPLPLEELRTFAEVMDRIKAAYVEPVDDKTLLENAIKGMLSNLDPHSAYLGPEDFQELQESTSGEFGGLGIEVGQEDGFIKVVSPIDDTPASRAGVQAGDLIVKINGAPTRGQTMTEAVDKMRGKVGEKITLTLVRDGGTPFDVTLARAVIQVKSVKSQLLENDYGYIRITQFQVKTGDEVGKALAKLRKDNGKKLRGVVLDLRNNPGGVLQSAVEVADHFLTKGLIVYTKGRIANSELRFSADPADASEGVPLVVLINGGSASASEIVAGALQDQKRAVLMGTDSFGKGSVQTVLPLANDRALKLTTALYFTPNGRSIQAQGIVPDIEVRPAKLTAEADTDNFKEADLQGHLGNGNGGADRPTGSSKRKERPQDDDFQLSQALSLLKGLNITKGD
- a CDS encoding murein hydrolase activator EnvC is translated as MLRALILLALSCLLGPAFADERAQTQQQLDATRQDIAELKKTLSKLQEEKAGVQKDLKATETDIGNLEKQVEALQQELKKTEGELERLDTEKKKLQSARVEQQRLIAIQARSAYQNGREEYLKLLLNQQNPEKFARTLTYYDYLSKARLEQLRTFNETLRQLANVEKDIATQQEQLLAQRADLDSRRQALEVERGKRQQVLAKLNSDMKDRDQKLQSREQDQADLAKVLKTIEETLARQAREAEEARQKALLAQQEAEKRRQQEALAAAAARERDSEPAEPPKKARTTLGPMVSSDGASYGGAFSAARGKLPWPVNGRLLARFGDARGSDARAKWDGVMISASPGTQVRAVHGGRVVFADWLRGAGLLVILDHGNGYLSLYGHNQSLLKSAGDIVKAGEAISTVGDSGGQDAAGLYFAIRQQGRPTDPSQWCRG
- the trmL gene encoding tRNA (uridine(34)/cytosine(34)/5-carboxymethylaminomethyluridine(34)-2'-O)-methyltransferase TrmL, with amino-acid sequence MFHVILFQPEIPPNTGNIIRLCANSGCDLHLIEPISFELDDKRLRRAGLDYHEYATLKRHESLAGCLESLGNPRLFAFTTKGSRPFHEVAYQPGDAFLFGPESRGLPAEVLDSLPGEQRLRLPMRPGCRSLNLSNTVAVTVYEAWRQNGFAGS
- the secB gene encoding protein-export chaperone SecB, whose amino-acid sequence is MTDQQTNGAAAEDNSPQFSMQRIYVRDLSFEAPKSPQIFRQSWEPSVALDLNTKQKALEGDFHEVVLTLSVTVKNGEEVAFIAEVQQAGIFLIKNLDAASMSHTLGAFCPNILFPYARETLDSLVTRGSFPALMLSPVNFDALYAQEMQRMQEAGEAPTVQ
- the grxC gene encoding glutaredoxin 3, whose protein sequence is MKPVIVYSSDYCPYCMRAKYLLESKGVAFEEIKVDGKPQVRAEMSQKAGRTSVPQIWIGSTHVGGCDDLYALERAGKLDALLAA